The Elusimicrobiota bacterium genome segment TTACCGTCTATCAACCGTGAATATTTTAGTGCCGTCATCCCGGCATGCTTTCTGGCCGGGATCCAGGTTTTTTCCGACGAGATAACCTGGGCCCCGGCCAAAAGATCGCCGGGGCGACAGCGTTTTGTACAGTACCTTTGGGTACGTTTCAACCGAATCATTTCGGTTTATCTGAGCGTCCTGTTTGTGACGATGCTCTTGGGGTCGCCACTTCTCGCTCAAGAGGGGGAGGAAGAATCGCCGATCCCGTTGGAAGCGGCAAAGCCGGCTGGCAGGCTCGTTAATTTGGCGGAATGCGTGGCCATCGGCATGAAAAATTACGAACCGCTTAAACTGGCTGATGAGGAGGTCGAGTTGGCCAGACTTAAACGGCAGGAAGCGCACCGCGGTCTTTTTCCGGCTCTTTCGATGAAGGCCGAACAGACCAAAGGAGAAACCGCCGATCCCTTTTTGTCGCCGGATTTTACTGAACAGAATTACGGGGCCACTCTGACCTATGACGTCATTGGAGGAGGGAAGATTATTTCGACGTATCGCCAAAGCGTGGCCTCGCACCTCGCGGCGACGCTCAGCCGCGAGAAAACCTATCAGGACTTTCTCTACAGTGTCCGGGAAGCCTATTGGAATTTGGCGGCCAATCAATCGAAGCTGAAAGATTTGGAATCAACACGAAACGCCATCCGTGAAGAGCTTAAAAAAGTGACGGAACAATATGTATTGGATGTGGCGGTGAAACAGCAATTCCTGGCGGTTAAATCCCAATATCTTCAAGCCAACACGCAAGTGAACAACGCCAAGAAAAATTTCGCCAAGGCCAAATGGGACATGGCGAAAGCGCTTGGAATTCCCAAACCCTCCGATTCTCCAGTGGAGGAAACCATTCCGTTCAATAAGATCGAGCCGAATCTCGACACGTGCCTATTGTTGGCCGCGACACACCGCCCGGATTTGAAAATGCAAGAAGAACTGGTGGAGATCGCCCGGCAGGGAACCAAAGTGGCCACCGCCTACAAAAAGCCGCGGATCAGTTTGAACTCGTTTTATGGACGCTCGGCTTCGGCCTATGAAGGAGACTCACTGAACTTCAGAGAAGATTGGCAATTAAACGCCACGCTCAGCCAAAGTTTCTTGGGAAATTCGATCGGGCTAACAGGGTCCGACATCAAAACAAGCCCCAAGCTGGGACAATCAACACGGACACGGACGAAAACGGAAGGAGCGAGCCTCCATGTGCTCGATAACATGAGAAACAGAACGGAGGACAAGCAATCGGATTTGGCGTATCGACAAGCGGCTCTGAAAAGGGACGACTTGAGAAAAGACGTGGCGATGGATGTGGAGATTTCTTTTTACAACGTCAACCAAGCGCTTCTTCAAGTCGAGTTTAGCGAAGAAGACGTCAAGCTGGCTGACGAGGAATTGAAGGTCGTCTTGTCCAAGGGACGGTACGGTCTGGCGGGTGTTCTCGAAGTGGCGCAAGCGCGGAACCGGCTTTCGGCCAGTCGAACCGCTCGGGTGGACGCGTTGGCTTCGTATCAAACGGCGATCGCGGGCTTAAATCGCGCCATCGGCGTGCCGGACCAATTTAAGGGGGAGTGACACTATGAAATGGAATCGTGGAATCTTGTTTGAATGCGAAGAAATGTTTGAGGGTCGCCGTCGCCCCGGCCAAGCCTTTAAGTGGAGTGATTGTTGGAAAGTGTATAAGCCGGGGCCCAGTCGTTCCGGAAGAAGGTGTGATGGGATCACCCCCTTCTCGGGAGAAGCTGGGTCCCGGCTTATGCTCTTCTCGACGGACACCTCCTTTAAAAAATGGGCCGGGACGACGGCCGTCCTCGATCCTTTGTTGCGTTGCAGCCGAGCTGCGCTATGACGGACATGAAACAATTAATAAAAAAACACAAAAAGCCGGTGATGGCGGCGGGCATCGTCCTTGTCTGCCTTTTGCTGGCGGGGGTGCGATGGTTTTCCAGTTATTCGTCCTCCGCGCGCTCCAAGTCTGAAAAACAATCGAAAAACCGCGCGTCTGAAACACCGGTCGTCGCGGCGTTCGTTTGCAAAAAGGTGAATTTCACAGATGAACTTGTTTTGACGGGAACGATGCAAGGCGGCGCTCGAATAGAGTTTCGATTTAACCGCGACGGACGCATTCAAAAGCTCAACTACCGCGTCGGCGACAATGTGAAGAGAGGCGCGGTCGTGGCCGAACTTGAAACAGGCGAGGCCTATCTGAAACTCCAACAAGCCGAGTCCGAACTATCTCAGGTGATTGATCTCTACCGTTCAGGCGCCATTGCCAAGCCGCGGCTCACCCAAGCTCAACTGGCGGCGGAACTCGCGCGCAAAGAGTACGACCGTTCCTTTATCCGAGCTCCGCGCGACGGCGCCCTCGGGGAGTTGAATGTCGAAGTGGGAGACACCGTCACCCCGCAAAACACCGTGGCCACGCTGGTCTCGATTGAGAATGTGTTTGTCGAGATGGGCGTGATCGAACGGGATCTCGGAAAACTTCATTTGGGCCAAAGCGTCCATGTGGAAGTGGAGACCTACCCCGGCGCGGTGTTCAAAGGAAAAATCGCCAGCATCGCTCCCCAGGTGGAGGGCGCCAGCCGGACCCGAACCGTCCGGGCCGAAATTCCCAATGGGGAGCGACTCCTCCTTCCCGGCATGTTCGCCCGCGCCTATATTTTTATTCAAGAAAAACCGAATACGCTGGTTGTTCCGGCCGCGGCCATCCGCTCCTCAAACGGCAAACACACCGTTTATGGGGTCCGCGAAAACAACAAAATCCAAGAAGTGCCGGTGGAAATTGGATACGAAAGCTCGGACTATACGGAGATTCTCTCAGGTGTTGGCGAAGGCGATAAAGTGGTGGCGTCTTTGCCGGACAATCTTCGAGACGGATTGTCGGTCGAAGTCATAGAAGAAAAAGAATATCAGGGTCGTCATTCCCGCGAAAGCGGGATTGACGAAAACCCGATTTCCCCTTCGAAGGAATGACGGAAACTATTTATGAAATGGGATCGTAGGATCTTGTTCTTATACGAAGAAATGTCTGAAGGTCGCCGTCGCCCCGGCCTAGCCTTTAAGTGGAGTGATTGTTGGCGAGTGTATAAGCCGGGGCCCAGTCGTTCCGGCAGATGGTGTGATGGGATCACCTCCCTCTCAGGAAAGGCTGGGTCCCGGCTTATACTCTTTTCGGCGCACACATCCTTTAAAAAATGGGCCGGGACGACGGCCTTGCGTGATCCATTGTTGGGTTGCGGCGGAGCTGCGCTATGGAATGGTACGGGATCCAGGTTTTCTTTTTGGGGAAAACCTGGGCCCCGGCCAAAAGATTGCCGGGGCGACAGCGTCTTGTGTGGAACCTTTGGGTACGCATCATTAGCGTGTCCGAGCGACGTTCACTTCGGTTGCAGCGGGGCCGTGCGATGAAGAATCTCATTCAACTATCAGTGAAACGCCCCATCGCGACGAGTGTTATTTACGCGCTGGTCTGCGGAGCGGGTCTTTTGGTTTGGAGCCGCATCCCGCAAGAAGTAATGCCGGATCTGAATTTTCCTCAGCTCACCGTCGTGACGGAATATCCGCAGGCCTCGCCGCAGGAAATCGAAAACCTCGTGACCAAACCGATTGAAGAATCGGTTGGAACGGTGAAAAACGTGCGCGAAGTGAGATCCGTCTCCAAGGAAGGGGTATCGCTGGTCACCGTGGAATTCTGGTGGGGAACCAACATGGATTTTGCTTCTTTGGGGATACGGGAAAAATTGGATTTGGTTAAAAGCCGGTTACCGCTCGATATTCGTGAACCGGTCGTGGTCAAATACAATCCGTTCGCGGCGCCAGTGTTGATTCTTTCTCTCACCGGACGTGAAGAGGTGGATTTAAGTTTTCTGACCCACATCGCCAAAAAAACCATCGCCAATCGCCTTCAAAAAGTCGAGGGGGTGGCGGCGGTGGACATCTCCGGCGACCGAGACGTGGAAATCCAAGTGGATCTGGATCAGAACCGGCTCGCCGCCTATCAGGTTCCGCTCCTTCAATTTAATCGCGGTCTCTCCCAATCCAACTATGACGGCGCGGCGGGAACCGCGAAAGAGGGAACCTATGATTACGCGGTTCGCGTGTTCACGCCCTTTTCCACCGCGGAACACATCAAGTCGGCGGTGATATCGGTGGATGACCCCACAAAACGGGCTTCGTTCAGAGAGGACCGCCTGAGCTCCGTTGACCGTCAGGGAAAAAAAGCGGTTCAAGGCGATTCCCGCCTGATCAGCGTCTCGCAAGTCGGACAAGTCAACGAAGGCTTAAAAGAACGCTCCAGCTATTCGCGTTTGGATGGAAAAGAAACCATCACGATCATGGTGCAAAAACAAGCGTCGGCTTCAACGCTTCGAACGGCGAAAAATATCAAAGTGGCGATCGAAGAATTAAAACCTCTTCTCCCAAGCGACGTCGAAACAATGATTGTTTATGACCAGGCCCTTATCATCGCCTCTGGTATTCAAGATGTCCTCTTTTCAGTTCTCTCAGGCGGACTGCTGGCCTTTTTCGCGCTCTACTTCTTTTTGAAAAGCTGGAGGGACGCGTTGATTGTAAGCGCCATTATCCCCACTTCTCTTCTGGCGACGTTGATTGTGATGCACCTATCCGGCATCACCCTTAACACGATCTCCTTGGGCGGTCTCGCGCTCGGGATGGGGATGCTCGTCGACGCGGCGGTTTGCGTGACGGAAAACATTCATCGGCGCCGTTCAGAATATAAGGAAGACCTTGAGACAGCCATTGTCCAAGGAACCGAGGAGGTGGTGACGCCGGTTATTTCCTCCAATCTGACCTCCATCGCGGTGTTCCTGCCGCTCTTTTTTGTTCTCGGGCTGATGGGTCAGTTGTTTCGTGATCTCTCGCTCACCGTTTGTATTTCTCAGGTGATCTCCATCGTCGTGGCGATCACGCTTATTCCGACGCTCTACAAGCTGATCGCGGATAAAGCCGGACCAACGACTTCAACGGAATTTTCTTCTCCATTCTTCATCCGGTTCCGCGAATGGTATCTGGGAAAATTGGATTGGTCTTTATCACAGGGGAAACCACTCTTCACCACCATCGCCGTTGTTTTTGTCATTTCCATCTTAGTTTTGGCGCTTTTGCCGCGACAATTTTTGCCCGCGATTGATACCGATCAAATCATTTGCAAACTATCGATGCCCAATGGAGCCTTGCTTGAGAAGACAAACGAAACCGCGATGATGATCGAGCAGGAAGCCAAGAAAATTTCAGAAGTCGACCACATCACGACCACCGTCGGATCGTCCAACCAATCGGCGCTGAAACTCCTGGACAAAAATGAAGCCCAGCTATTAATCGACCTGAAAAAGGACCGCTCGCGTCCGGCGGACGCGGTGATTGAAGATCTGCGCGCCTCCTTAGCGGCGATGTCGTTGCCTGGCGGAAAGATTGAAATCTCCAAAGCGGGAGGCCCTCTCTCATTTGTTAAATCTCAAACCTCGCCGGTGATGGTTGTTCTCAAAGGAATCGATTTGGACAAACTCACAGCCGCTTCGGCAAAGTTGGTCGGTGAATTGGAAAGTGTTCAGGGCCTCGCGCATGTGCGGCACTCCCTGGCGCTTCCGGCGCCAGAAATCAGACTCCATATCGATAAAGAGAGAGCGGCTCGCCTGGGCCTGACGGTGTCCGATATCGGCCAGACCGCCGGCGCCGCCTATCATGGCCGTGACGTCACGAAGATTCACCGCGAGGGAAAAGAGATTCCCGTGAAAGTGCGTTTACGCTCTGAGGACCGCGCGTCCATTCAGCAACTGCGCAGCCTGTTGCTGCCCCTCTCTGGAGGCGGCACCATTCCCTTGTCGGACGTGGCCTCGCTTCAGATGGCCGAGTCTCCTTCACAGATTTCGCGTCTGGATCAAGAACGATTTGTGTTGGTTCAGGCCGACGCGGAGGCCGGATTTTCTTCGGCCGACCAAAAAAAAGTGAAATCCATTGTTCAATCGTTCTCCTTTCCGCAAGTCACCGTTGAAGAGTCAAGCGAGAAAAAGTCCGAGCGGGAATCCTTCAAAAGTCTGGCCTTTGTCATTTTGGTTTCAATTCTGCTCGTCTACGCCATTATGGCGGTTCAATTCGAATCTTTCACCCAACCCCTTCTCATACTTCTCACGATCCCGCTCTCAGTGATCGGAATGGCGCTGGGCCTCTTTATGACGGGGAAATCCATGAGCGCGATGGCGGCGATGGGTTTTCTCCTATTGGGCGGAATCGTGGTCAACAACGGAATCGTGTTGATCGATTTCGTGAACTCAGAAATGGAGAAATACAAAAATTTACGACAAGCCCTTATAGAGGCCTGCCGAACGCGTCTTCGCCCGATTCTTGTGACCGCCACCACCACCGCCATCGGCCTTATCCCTCTCGCTCTCGGGATCGGCGAAGGCGCGGAGCTCCAAGCGCCGATGGCCATCACAGTGATTTTCGGCCTGATGGTGTCGACAGTCTTGACGCTTGTGGCCCTGCCGACTCTGTTCCTTGTGGTGGACAATTGGAAGGAAGCTCGTCAATCATGAGCGCTTATCAACTCACGCTCCTGGCCGGGTTCACGGTGCTGGTCATAAGTTTGGCGCGCCGGTTTCCACAATTCGCTCTGTCACGGCCCGTTGCTCTTTTGGTGAGCTTGGTTGGATTGGGATTGGGCGGAGTTCTCGCCTTCTTCTTTATGCCGGTTGAACTCATGCCGAACGCGAGTTTCGGGGTGATCACGATCACAACGCCCGTTCGAGGCGGCATGTCGCCGACAGACGTTGAGAATCTGATTTCCAAACCCATTGAAGAAGCCGTTTCTTCCGTCGCCCATGTTCGGGATATTTTTTCAAACTCAAAAACAGGCAAGTCCGTGGTGTCCTTGGAATTTGAACCAGGAATCGATATGGATTTCGCGGCGCTTGACGTGCGTGAGAAATTCGCAAAAGTCCAGGGGCGTCTGCCAAAAGAAATCGAACATCCGGTGATCGCCCACTACCGAGAATCAGATGTTCCCGTGTTGATCTTCGCTTTGACCAGCGAAAAACGCTCTCCAGAGGAACTCCGAACGCTCGTTGATGGAGGTCTTAAGGAGAAACTCCTGCGGGTCAAAGGCGTGGCCAATGTGGATATCGCGGGGGGACGGGAGAGAAAAATCATTATTGATGTGGACCGGCACCGATTGGCCGCGCAAGGCATGGACATCCGAGAAGTGGTGCGCGCCATCGAGTCTTCCAACTTGAACGTGCAAACCGGGGCCGTGCAAACCAATGCGATGACGACTTCCATTCGGGCCGTCGGACAATTCGTGAATCTTGATGAAATCGGAAAAACCGTTATTGGAATATCCAAACAGGGAACTTCGATTTATGTCAAAGACGTCGCGCAAATCCGGGACAGTTACATGGAGCAAGAAAGCCTGTCGAGGTTAAATGAATCCTCCTCCGTGACGGTTTACATTCAGAAAGAATCCAGCGCCAACACGGTGCAAGTGGTCAAACAGGCGCGTCAAGTTTTGGAGCCTTTCCAAAAGGACCATGATTCCGATATCCGCACCGTCGAAATATCCAACCAGGCGGAGGCGATTCAACAAGCGATCAGCTCGGTTCGAATGTCTCTTTTCTTCGGTATATTTTTGGTCATGGCGGTGTTGGGATTCTTTTTGGGGCTGAAACCCGCTCTGGCCGTGGCCGTGAGCATTCCGCTGGCCACCTTGGTGACGGGAAGCGTGATGTATATGGAAGGCTTGTCGCTCAATGTGATGACGCTTTCGGGGCTGGCCTTGGGAATCGGTCTCTTGGTGGACAACTCCATCGTCGTTTTGGAGACCATTTACAAGGCGCTCGCTCAGCGCGGGGATGATTTGAAAGCGCTGATCTTAAGGGAATCAAGTTCCGTATCGCCCGCGA includes the following:
- the mdtA_4 gene encoding Multidrug resistance protein MdtA codes for the protein MAAGIVLVCLLLAGVRWFSSYSSSARSKSEKQSKNRASETPVVAAFVCKKVNFTDELVLTGTMQGGARIEFRFNRDGRIQKLNYRVGDNVKRGAVVAELETGEAYLKLQQAESELSQVIDLYRSGAIAKPRLTQAQLAAELARKEYDRSFIRAPRDGALGELNVEVGDTVTPQNTVATLVSIENVFVEMGVIERDLGKLHLGQSVHVEVETYPGAVFKGKIASIAPQVEGASRTRTVRAEIPNGERLLLPGMFARAYIFIQEKPNTLVVPAAAIRSSNGKHTVYGVRENNKIQEVPVEIGYESSDYTEILSGVGEGDKVVASLPDNLRDGLSVEVIEEKEYQGRHSRESGIDENPISPSKE
- the swrC_3 gene encoding Swarming motility protein SwrC → MKNLIQLSVKRPIATSVIYALVCGAGLLVWSRIPQEVMPDLNFPQLTVVTEYPQASPQEIENLVTKPIEESVGTVKNVREVRSVSKEGVSLVTVEFWWGTNMDFASLGIREKLDLVKSRLPLDIREPVVVKYNPFAAPVLILSLTGREEVDLSFLTHIAKKTIANRLQKVEGVAAVDISGDRDVEIQVDLDQNRLAAYQVPLLQFNRGLSQSNYDGAAGTAKEGTYDYAVRVFTPFSTAEHIKSAVISVDDPTKRASFREDRLSSVDRQGKKAVQGDSRLISVSQVGQVNEGLKERSSYSRLDGKETITIMVQKQASASTLRTAKNIKVAIEELKPLLPSDVETMIVYDQALIIASGIQDVLFSVLSGGLLAFFALYFFLKSWRDALIVSAIIPTSLLATLIVMHLSGITLNTISLGGLALGMGMLVDAAVCVTENIHRRRSEYKEDLETAIVQGTEEVVTPVISSNLTSIAVFLPLFFVLGLMGQLFRDLSLTVCISQVISIVVAITLIPTLYKLIADKAGPTTSTEFSSPFFIRFREWYLGKLDWSLSQGKPLFTTIAVVFVISILVLALLPRQFLPAIDTDQIICKLSMPNGALLEKTNETAMMIEQEAKKISEVDHITTTVGSSNQSALKLLDKNEAQLLIDLKKDRSRPADAVIEDLRASLAAMSLPGGKIEISKAGGPLSFVKSQTSPVMVVLKGIDLDKLTAASAKLVGELESVQGLAHVRHSLALPAPEIRLHIDKERAARLGLTVSDIGQTAGAAYHGRDVTKIHREGKEIPVKVRLRSEDRASIQQLRSLLLPLSGGGTIPLSDVASLQMAESPSQISRLDQERFVLVQADAEAGFSSADQKKVKSIVQSFSFPQVTVEESSEKKSERESFKSLAFVILVSILLVYAIMAVQFESFTQPLLILLTIPLSVIGMALGLFMTGKSMSAMAAMGFLLLGGIVVNNGIVLIDFVNSEMEKYKNLRQALIEACRTRLRPILVTATTTAIGLIPLALGIGEGAELQAPMAITVIFGLMVSTVLTLVALPTLFLVVDNWKEARQS